The genomic stretch agatgagctaccacctgaggggttgaatcacaaccgaTCATTGCATATCAcaatgcaatttgaagacaaattcattgccagagtcttggttgacggaggttcaagccttaatatttgtctgttggatgctctgaaaaggttggacaaaggttttcatgaaataagggtaggaagcatgaacatgaaagcttttgatgggtcccaaagagccacaataggggaaatcaacaTTTGCTTGCatatggggccaacttggttcgacgtcgagtttcaggtgcttgacataccagcctcatataatcttctattgggctgaccatggatccatgccactGGAGACGTGCCTTCCACACTATATCAAgctgtgaagttcgaatggaatcatcaggaggtgatcaatcatggagatgggagtaaccccatttacattAGTCAAACCATCCTggctattggacatagaagaaggctaggaggggaaacctatcatcacattgaacagGTTAATGTcgtcgagaaggataaatggtggagtagtaaaatagaaagcatattggcctggtctggatatgaacccggcaaagggttggggaagaacctccaaggtatcacaaAACTGATACGACTGAagaatcatggtaccacctttgggctcgaatatcagtacacatggcaagaataCATGATCGGTCACCTCCATGGCGCAGAcaatattaccctctcgagcaaccagtgccacgcctAGAACAAGCTTTTTACCAAGCTGATACgatatgggggactgcagaagaggaagcactagctgggttgaagaatttgttcttggaggatgaagacatggactgcagcACCGTAATTAAGGAGGAGGAataaggcctcaccattcagatagtaaagaagggagttgttctcaggaactggaccgccacaccatcccgagcccgccgagtccctgggtagcttggcagattttacttctatagccattctaggcatttaagatttccagtaattttgttttaagatttacttgttttaaaataaatgctcgatttaTCGAGATGTACTTGTCTAAATGATTTTTCggtttaatcaaatgcatttgctctttattattcattactatttctacactttttctttttataacattattattactttttctgatgaaccagtgactgtgacatgtaatgaggcaatgcaacatgaggatagtgattcatatgaagaagatgagatactcgaggaagttgtcagggaggttgaaaactttgagaataagcctaagtccaacctgaaCGAAATCGAAGCAATAAATTTGGAGGAtgtcgagaccgtcaaggagaccagcatcagcattcacttgtcaccaacagaaaaggaagaatacattcattttctaaaggaatatgaggatatttttgcatggtcatatgatgacatgaccagcTTGAGCACGTCAATAGTGGCTCACATGTTGCCTACTAATctcatgtgtccgccagtaaagcagaaactcagaaagttcaaaccatacatgagcttgaaaatcaaggaggaagttaccaagcagatcaaagccaaagttctcagggtggtcgagtacccaacctggttagctaacattgtgccagttccgaagaaggatgggaaagtcacagtatgtgttgactatcgggatttaaatagagcatgtcccaaggacgacttctcactgccaaatatacacatcttgatcggtaattgcaccaagcatgaactccaattctTTTTAGATTGTTTcacaggttatcatcagatctggatggacgaagaagatgcagagaagacagctttattacaccttggggtgtatactgttacaagatgatgccattcgttctgaagaatgttggggctacttacatgagatccATGACAACTATcattcatgatatgatacacaaggaaatataGGCGTATGTGGACGACgtaattatcaaatccaagagagccgcAAACCACATAGCAAACTTCAGAAAGTTCTTTGACAaattaaggaggtacaacttgaaactaaaccctgcaaaatctgcattcggggttcccgcaggaaagctactaggattcattgtcagtcgtcgagggatcgagctggatccgtctaaagtcaaggctattcagtagttaccaccacctaagagcaaaaaggatgtaatgagcttcctaggacgtctcaactacatcagtcgattcatagcatagtccatagttatatgtgaacccatcttcaaaatgttgaggaaagatgccgaaacaagctggacagaggattgtcataaggccttcgacaaaatcagagagtacttgtccacaccaccagttctggtcccgccaaagctaggacgacctttgctactctatctatctatattggatggagccttcagatgtgttttgggacaacacgacgagacaggaagaaaggagcaggtcATATACTACATAAGTAAGAAGTTCATaccttacgaagcacggtacactctattggaacgcactagttgtgctttgacctggacagcttagaaattgaggcattacttctgtgcctatactacatagtttatatctaggatggaccctctaaagtatatATTCTAGAAGCCCATGCTgactgggaagttagccaagtggcagatactgttaagtgagttcgatatcgtctatgcaACTCAAAAAGCGGTCAAAagacaagcactggcagatcatcttgctgaaaatccgatAGGAGGacaatacgaacccttgaaaacgtattttcctgatgaagaagtatcgttcgtaggagaagacattgtcgAAGCATACAAcgattggaggatgttctttgacggagctgtaaatttcaaaggagtgggtattggagcagttttggaaTCAGAAATGGGtaaacattatccggtatctgctaaactcagatttccctacactaacaacatggcgaaatatgaagcctgcatacaaGGGCTCAACATGGcgatcgacatgaacattcaggagctgctggtaatcggtAATTCAGaattgcttgtgcaccaggtacaaggagagtgggccaccaagaattccaagatactgccatatctacaccatgtgcatgaattgagaaagaggttcacgagatagaattccgacatgtgcccagaattcagaatgagtttgctgacGCATTAGCCACCTTGTCATGAACATTCAGAagctgctggtaatcggtgattcagatttgcttgtgcaccaggtacaaggagagtggtccaccaagaattccaagatactaCTATATctacaccatgtgcaggaattaagaaagaggttcatgaagatagaattccgacatgtgcctagaattcagaatgagtttgccgatacATTGGCCACCTTGCCAtttatgatacaacatccagataagaattatattgatctcATTCCGGTgtggatccataatcagccggcatattgtgctcatgttaaagaagaaacagatggaaagccttggttccatgacatcaaggagtatttgtcaaagggagaatattcggagcatgcaaaccacactcagaaacgcacactccggagattttCCAAtcacttctttcacagcggagaaaacttgtacagaagaactcctgatttgggagtgctaagatgtgtcgacgcaaaggaagcttctaagctacttgaggagatacatgcagggacctgcggctcacacatgaatggttttgtcttggctaagaagatacttagggccggttacttttggatgaccatggagacggattgcgtccagtatgtccgcaaatgctttcaatgccaagtgcatgccgatatgataaaagtgccgccaaacgagctcaatgcaacaagctcaccttggccattcgccacttggggaatggatgttattggtccgattgagcccactgcttcaaacggatacaggtttattctggtagccattgattacttcataaaatgggtagaggttgcatcctacaaagttgtaaccaagaaagccatagcagattttgtcaaagatcgtattgtatgccgattcggagttcccgagtccattattactaataatgccaccaatctcaacagtgatttgatgaaagtcatgtgtgaaactttcaaaatcaagcacaagaattccacagcctacagaccttagatgaatggagctatagaagccgccaacaaaaacatcaagaagatactaaggaagatggtagagaaccacaaacaatggcacgaggaGCTATCTTtcgctttattgggataccacactacggttcgcacatcaaccggggcaactccttatggtttatggtaccaaggctgtcatcccagccgaggtagagattccttctttaagaatcatacaggaagcgaAACTCAGCGATgtagagtggataaggagtcgctatgaacaattgtcccttatcgatggaaagaggatgaaccaGTATGTCACAGCCAACTTTATTAGAGCAGAATGTCCAgatctttcaacaaaagggtcaaaccaaggcgatttgcaccaggtcagttagtgttgaagaagatcttcccacatcaagatgaagctaaagggaaattctctcccaattggcaaggttcatacatggttcacagggtgctgacaggaggagcactcatacttgtagaaatggatagagaaatctggccaaaaccaatcaatttagacgcagtcaaaagatactatgcttagatcaTTTACTCacctgatgtaattgaactacgcttaacctgattcccatttaagaggggatatgtaggcagccttatgggttcggtcatatcataataaaatttctatttccccaagatcagaaactggggtaTAATTTTGAGaatgaccctcaaaattccggagcaagtctagCCGACACCGTCGCATACTAGAAAgtcagaaattggggcagaattttgagaaggattctcaaaattccgaagaagtaTCAGCGAGGCCTATTATTCACAAACGGTCAACAGATCATCtatcaaattggggcagaattttgaggaggaccctcaaaattccaatataagagagttgcaatgcctttgagatgtgttacagtcactagtttatctaaaatgtatcaatatatttctaaaataactctatttttattagtaattgcatattttcgaaaactctatttccgtaacagtcaggtgttacctaggggaactcgaaagggcctccagaacggagcaaagcaaggccagcagACGAAGGTACAAACCAACCtaccctcacaaaacttacaatttttctttgaatacaGGCACATCCGACGTAACAATAACATCCGCAAATATATACACGTAGCAAGATTACcatcaatcaggccatcagatACCCCGAATATATCTCCCTATTTGCTACGGAGAGCAGTATCCACTACCTCTTCGTACGAACCATCTCGAACATCCCTAACCACAGAACCTCAATAACGATGCTCAAGCCCATCCACGAACCTCCTCACCTTCTCATGCTCATCTGCAACTAGAAAAGGTGCATAACTAGCTAAGTCAGTGAATTTAGCCTTATACTCTGTAACTGTCATACTGCCCTGGCGCAGTTGCTCGAACTGACGTCTCATGTCATCTCGCTTGCTCAGTGGAACGAACCTATCCATAAACATAGCTGAAAACTCTGACCAAGTAATAGGTGGCAAACCTGCTCGTCTACCTCTCTTAACTGAATTCCACCATGACTCTGCAGATCCTGAAAATAGAAAAGTGGCAAATTCCACCCCTCGAGTCTCCTTCAACCCCAAAGTAGATAGTATTTTCTCACAACGCTGAATGAACTTCTGGGGCTCAATAGAAACCTGTGTAGCATCGAACTCTAGTGGCTTAAGATCTATGAAATTCTTAAGATCCTTAGACTGCCCTGTATTTGCAACTGGCTGAACGACCTGCTGAGGGGCTATCTGAGGAGCTGCAACATTCAGCTGAACCTGTGCTTGCTCCTGCGAAGTAGTCTGGGGAGCTGGAAGTCCACCCTGAGTAGGCACTAACGCCTCCAACACATTCAACAACCTCACCACTGCATCTACAGGTAAGGTAACCGTAGGCACATCAACTGTGACTGATGGTGGAGCATCATGAACCATTTGTTCTTGCACTCGATTTGGCATAATAGCTTGGGATTGACCCGTGTTTACAACTTCTGGCTGAGGAGCAGCCTGTCTACCAGTCTGAGCTCTAGTTTGATGAGCCCCAACTTGACCACCACCTCGAGTAGTACCCCGTCCAGCACCACATCTAGCAGATGAAGGTGTGTGTGTCCTAGCCATCGGCGAAACAAACAATCCAAAGTCAAACTCATGTTATCCCAACGCACGAACAAGGAATGAAAGAAGGGAAAACATCCTAAATGCTTAGCAGCCTCAAGATCATAAGTATGGGCGCCAACATACTcatgaacaagactctactaaacactgTTCCATGACCCGGGACTTAAAGCCtaggctcttataccaacttTGTCACATCCCAAACTACCCCCTAGACGTGACTGGCACCCAGCTAACACCACCTGCCAGGCGAACCCCTTTCTCTAACGTTTAACTATTTACACAAACACTGAGAAAAAAAGTGCAGGCCTAAAGTGTTATTAATAGTTAAATATATAACGATTATCGCTCAATACCTTAGTCAATTGATAAAAAAATCAACAATCACTTAAATAATAAAACTCTAGCCCAAATCCCACGCTAAGACCATGGAGCATCTAACATAGTAATATGAGATTTACTAATGGGTatgaaaacccaaaaaaaaataactaaCACGGACTAAGCAAGTCTGAAACGAAAGCCTCCCCGAATGATGCGGTGGCTCACCTCAGCAATAGGATCCACTCAAACAGACTCGTCAGCCACTAGCTCTATCTTCCGCAACGGTATCTGCATAGAGATGCAGGTAAGGAGTGAGTTATACGTAAATATAACTCAGTAAGATCCTCGACCCGCCACTTTAAATACCTCTGGAACaagtgttagaaaatacaaaCACACTACAACGCGAATGATGTAGTAAATATGTTAATTATACAACAACTCAATATATGTGTATCAACAGAGTCATTAAGAATTAACCAACAAGGATACTCACTAAGGACTTATCATAATTATAGTGAAAGAAATTTACCAATACATCAGGAGTCCACAACGGCACCACAATGCTTCAAATATATAGCAGAGCATACACAATGCTCGGGTAATGTACaaaggcatacacaatgccccaacatgatggcgcacagccgtatcaaactcaacattatggcgcacagccgtatcaaactcaataccatggcgcacagccgtatcaaactcaacatcatggcgcacagccgtatcaaactcaatatcatggcgcacagccgtatcaaactcgATATCATGGTGCACAGCCATATCAAACTATAAAACTCAACCTCATGGCGCACAACCGTATCACACTATCAAACaacttataaaataatatatatatttttttattctttcataaaataatatatttgcggCTAGTCTAAGACCCTCTGCCAAGCGCACGCTTGTCCCAATACATGGACCAGACAGAGAAAACACACTTTCAAAATGGGTTTTAGAAAAGCAAGTATcaaagcttaaagtctcactTACCTTGCCAACGAGAAGTTTCTCAACCTTGTAACGTCTAGAACACCAACCAAATGACATCCAATGTCTTCAATCTATCAAAAATATTGAATAACACTTCCTAATTAGTCTaacaattattatttttgatcTTAGGGCGAGCCAAAATCAAAGTCAACCCCCAATCTAATTAATAAAAATCTGTACACGATTAATATCAAACGCGGCATTttcaatgataaaaaaaaattgccGAAACAGTGGTCTCGCATTTAAACCACCAGTTCCGAAATCCAGATTTCTCATGCTAACAAAATTGGTTACTTTATTTCATTAAACCAATTTATATTCAATCATCATTACATAATTATTAAGCTACTAAaattttcacttttcattaataACAACCAATTAGTTAATCATATATTTCCTCTTTAAAGTAGTGGCTTTTATCATTAGCTTTGTAATTTCTATCAATCATTGCCAAATAATTCTCCTCATAATCATTAGCTAATAATTAGAATTAATATCCCTTCATCCCAATTACCTTGAAAACGTTACTGTAGGTAAGAATTATTATATATAACATACTTGTAAATTGGATTCCTCTATAAAGATTTCTGGATAGTGATTTATAAAAGTGATTTGGTTTCCAACGCAGTCACGAAGacaaattgttttttttttcccaaTATAGTCTGCGCTACTTTTCTTTTTAATAACCTAGCTGTAAATATACCCCTAAATCCTAGCAGCACAAGATATGGGCTTAAGGCCCACTCCATTTTGTTTAGGGAAAACTTAAGTAAAGTTGTAAAATTAGCCACTAGCCACTTATTTAATACAATATgttatataataataaattatcttcccttttttttcctaTATACTATAATAAATAGTCTTCCACTAGGTTATTGTTTGATCCAATAGCtataatacaaataattcttccaTTTTAGTTAATAAATTTATAAACAATTATTTCGggttattacattctcccccacttaaagtctcgttcgtcctcgaacgagtttgAAAGTGTACCTGATATCTCAAACAACTGGGGGTACTTGCTTCACATGTCTGCTTCAGACTCCCACGTTGCTTCCTCTGTGGGATGGTTACGCCATAATACTTTCACTGAATCAATCTTTTTCGACCTCAATTGCCGCATTTGCCTATCAAGAATAGATATCGGACCTTCTTCACAAGTTAAGTTCTCATCAAGCTCCACATCCTCTAGATGAATCTTATGACTATCATCACGAACATATCgtctaagcatagacacatgaaatacGGGATGAACCGCAGATAACCTCGGAGGCAGGGCAAGTTTATACGCCACCGACCCGATTCGATTTAAAATCCCATACGGACCAATATACCTCAGACTTAACTTACCTTTGCGCCCAAATCTCATGACTTCTTTTATATGGGACACCTTCAAAAAGACTTTTTCTCCTTTCATGAACTCCAAATCACGAACTCTCTTATCTGCGTAGAATTTTTGTCTACTTTGAGCTATCCGAAGTCGTTCACGTATCAATGCAACTTTCTCCAAAGCTTGCTGAACCAAATCCGGACCCAATAGTTGTGCTTCACCaggttcaaaccatccaactggtgaacGACATTTACGACCATATAGAGCTTCAAACGGCGCCATTTGTATAttcgactgatagctgttattataagcaaactctgccaacgGCAACTGATCGTCCCAATAACTACCAAAGTCAATTACACaagctctaagcatgtcctccaagatctgaataacCCGTTCAGATTATCCGTCCGTCTGTGGATGGAAAGTTGTGCTCAATTCAACCTGAGAACCCAATGACTTCTGAAAAGACTTCTAAAACTCAGCAGTAAACCGTGCACCCCGATCCGATATTATAGAAATAGGCACATCATGAAGTCGAACAATTTCACGGAGGTAAATATCTGCTAACTATTCTGCAGTGTGAGTAACTCGAACTGGTATAAAATGCGCGGACTTTGTGAGTCTATCCACGATCACCCATACTTAATCATGTTTTCTAAAAGTACATGGcaacccaactacaaaatccatagtaatcctttcccacttccactccgggatAATTAAATTCTGCATCACGCCGCCTGGTTTTTGGtgttcatatttcacctgctgacaatttaagcAACTAGTCACATGTTTCAAAATATCATACTTCATACCTTTCCACCAGTACAATTCACGCAAGTCTTGATACATTTtagtagcacctggatgaatagagtagcGGGAGTTATGAGCCTCTTCGAGAATAAACTGTTGCACATCACCTACCATGGGGATACACAATCTACCATGTCGACGTAACACACCTTCATTGTCACTAGCAAATGATTTAACATCCCCATTCTGCACTCGATCTCTAAGTTTAGCAAGATGGGAATCTTCAAATTGACGAGCCTTGACCTGTCC from Nicotiana sylvestris chromosome 12, ASM39365v2, whole genome shotgun sequence encodes the following:
- the LOC138883167 gene encoding uncharacterized protein yields the protein MLTGKLAKWQILLSEFDIVYATQKAVKRQALADHLAENPIGGQYEPLKTYFPDEEVSFVGEDIVEAYNDWRMFFDGAVNFKGVGIGAVLESEMGKHYPVSAKLRFPYTNNMAKYEACIQGLNMAIDMNIQELLVIGNSELLVHQVQGEWSTKNSKILLYLHHVQELRKRFMKIEFRHVPRIQNEFADTLATLPFMIQHPDKNYIDLIPVWIHNQPAYCAHVKEETDGKPWFHDIKEYLSKGEYSEHANHTQKRTLRRFSNHFFHSGENFQVLPRGTRKGLQNGAKQGQQTKAHPT